One stretch of Armigeres subalbatus isolate Guangzhou_Male chromosome 2, GZ_Asu_2, whole genome shotgun sequence DNA includes these proteins:
- the LOC134210829 gene encoding uncharacterized protein LOC134210829 produces MPLIGSIEAFIPGSTSFGQYVEQIEWIFRINKIPQEEKLAYFLGLCGRETFSELKLLHPGVDLATLTYDAMIDSLKRRFDKADTDMFQRYKFYNMVQGESETAEDFILKVKLQAESCEFGAFKETAIRDKLVMGVLDKQIQQRLIEEEDLTLAKVEKLIVTRESAGVRTRMMNDNNLTIVAKLEDSKRKVYSSGRSRSKERRNKYNRDFSSDHSRSRSRSSPTPRKAYLCSYCNKKGHTKKYCFELKRKKKLHVKFVEASPVRKAACPDYFKRFREDPKDSESGSEENCMKISSIKKINEPCFVEPVIEQIKMRMEVDCGSAVSVIDECDFRDYFGYLPVERYENKLVVVDGANLEVFGSVKVTVKANGICAHQLELIILRNAKRLRRIVPLFGRKWLDYFYPEWRKPFSMDRVNQVMDSAENQIENTVEDIQRFPRWSSTLRAPAAAAYDRGTVISKS; encoded by the exons ATGCCGCTGATAGGATCCATCGAAGCGTTTATCCCTGGTTCCACCAGTTTTGGGCAGTATGTGGAACAAATTGAGTGGATTTTTAGGATTAACAAAATTCCTCAGGAGGAAAAGCTAGCTTATTTTCTTGGGTTATGCGGACGAGAAACTTTCAGTGAGCTCAAACTTTTACACCCTGGTGTTGATCTCGCGACGTTGACTTACGATGCAATGATCGATTCCTTAAAACGCCGCTTTGACAAAGCTGATACTGATATGTTTCAGCGATACAAATTTTACAATATGGTGCAGGGAGAATCGGAAACCGCGGAGGATTTCATATTGAAAGTCAAGCTCCAAGCAGAAAGTTGCGAATTTGGCGCCTTTAAAGAAACGGCCATAAGGGATAAGCTAGTTATGGGAGTTTTAGACAAGCAGATTCAACAACGATTGATTGAAGAAGAGGATTTGACTTTGGCCAAGGTTGAGAAACTTATTGTTACCCGGGAGTCAGCGGGAGTTCGAACGCGGATGATGAACGATAACAATTTGACTATTGTAGCCAAATTGGAAGATAGCAAACGGAAGGTCTATAGTTCTGGTCGATCTAGAAGCAAAGAGAGGAGGAACAAATACAATAGAGATTTTAGTAGTGATCATAGTAGAAGCCGTAGTAGATCATCTCCAACTCCTAGAAAAGCGTATCTATGCAGTTATTGTAATAAGAAAGGCCACACTAAAAAGTATTGTTTTGAGCTGAAACGAAAGAAGAAGTTGCATGTAAAATTTGTTGAAGCATCCCCAGTGCGAAAGGCTGCTTGCCCAGATTATTTCAAACGATTCAGGGAAGATCCCAAAGACAGCGAATCTGGATCTGAGGAAAATTGCATGAAAATAtcatcaattaaaaaaattaatgaacCATGTTTCGTAGAACCTgtaattgaacaaattaaaatgCGGATGGAGGTAGATTGCGGTTCGGCAGTAAGCGTCATTGATGAATGTGATTTCCGTGACTATTTTGGTTATTTGCCTGTGGAGAGATACGAGAATAAACTTGTGGTAGTAGACGGTGCAAATCTGGAGGTTTTCGGATCTGTTAAAGTCACAGTGAAAGCGAATGGCATTTGTGCCCATCAGttggaattgatcattttgagaAATGCCAAGCGTCTACGCAGAATAGTCCCGctatttggaagaaaatggtTGGATTATTTCTACCCGGAATGGCGTAAACCCTTTTCAATGGATAGAGTCAATCAAGTAATGGATAGTGCTGAAAACCAGATAGAAAATACAGTGGAAGATATACAGC GTTTCCCTCGGTGGTCGTCTACTCTCCGCGCACCGGCAGCAGCTGCGTATGACAGAGGAACCGTCATTTCGAAAAGCTAG